Genomic DNA from Chlorogloeopsis sp. ULAP01:
TGCCACACGACAGCTGATTTTGACGCCCTGGGGGCGGCGATAGGACTGACACGCTTGCTGCCTGGAAGTAAGATTGTGCTAACTGGTGGTGCTCACCCACCTGTGCGAGATTTTTTGGCATTGCATCGAGACGAATATGCGCTGATTGAACGGCGTTCGGTAAATCCAAAAAAAATTCGTTCTTTGACTGTGGTGGATACGCAACACCGCGATCGCCTAGGTAAAGCTGCTGAATGGATAGATTTACCCCACCTAAAGAAAATCGTAGTTTATGATCATCACCTCGAACAAAATGGTGATATCCCCGCTACACAAGTACATATTTCGCCAGTAGGAGCAATTACAACTCTCATTGTTGAGGAATTGCAAAAACAAAATATTTTTCTTTCTTCTGCGGAAGCAACAGCGATGGCTTTGGGTATCCACGTTGATACTGGTTCCCTTACTTATGACAACGCTACACCACGGGATGCTCTGGCGTTGGCTTGGTTAATGCAACAAAAAGCAAGTTTATCGGTAGTAGCAGAGTATGTTGAACCAGGCTTGTCTCCCCAATTGCAGCAGTTATTATCAGAGGCTCTTGATAATTTGCAGTATTTGTGCATTAGAGGATATACATTAGCTTGGGTAAGGTTGCAAACCAATGCTTTTGTGCCAGGCTTGTCAAGTCTTGCTTCCGAGTTGATGGAGCTAACAGAAATCAATGCCTTGTTGCTAGCTGATGAATATCCTTTAGGAGGTGGTGAATCGCGTTTAACTATCATTGGGCGATCGCAAATTCCTGGTGTCAATCTCAATCAAATATTTCAACCACTCGGTGGTGGGGGGCATTCTCAAGCCACATCTTTAAATCTAAGGGGAGCCAACTACGAAGAAGTTTTAAATCAACTCTTAGAAGGTTTAAAAGCTCAAGTTCCCCATCCACCAACGGCACGAGATTTAATGTCTTCTCCAGTTCGTACCATTCGCCCAGATACAACTATTGAGGAAGCACAGCGAATTTTGTTGCGCTACGGGCATTCAGGTTTATCTGTCGTGGATGCCCAAGGAAAGTTATTAGGTATTATTTCCCGTCGAGATCTTGATATTGCCTTGCACCACGGTTTTAGTCACGCGCCTGTCAAAGGCTACATGACTATCAATCCCAAAACAATTACTCCAGATACCACACTCCCAGAAATTGAATCGTTGATGGTGACTTATGATATCGGGCGCTTACCCGTGTTAGATAATGGGCAATTGGTAGGAATTGTTACCCGCACTGATGTGTTGCGGGAACTGCATCAGGAAAGAGAGGGGAATAAAAGAGGGGGAGAGCTAGAGAAGGAGCGAGAGGGAGAAGATGTTGAGGTTCCTAACTTGGCAGAGTTGCGCGATCGCCTCGATCCTAAACTTTGGGAATTACTTACCAAAGCGTCTGTACAAGCTAAACAACGGGGTTGGCATTTGTATTTAGTGGGTGGAGCAGTACGCGACTTACTACTAGCCAAAGAAGCTTCTGGCACCTTGATGATTCAAGATATCGATTTAGTAGTCGATGGCTTCCACAAAGCTGCGGATGTTGGTGCTGGGGTGGAGTTAGCAAAGGCACTTCAACAAATTTATCCGGCAGGGCGGTTAGAAATTCATGGTGCTTTTCAAACTGCTGCCTTACTGTGGCACAAAGATCCAGAATTAGATTCTCTATGGGTAGATATTGCCACTGCCAGAACCGAATTTTATCCTTACCCAGCTGCTAATCCGGAAGTTGAAGCCAGTTCGATTCGTCAAGATTTATATCGGCGAGATTTTACAATTAATGCCTTGGCACTGCGACTCACACCTCCTCATGCTGGTAAATTGCTTGATTTCTTTGGTGGTTTATTAGATTTACAAGCAAAGCAAATTCGCGTTTTACACGCCAACAGCTTTATCGAAGATCCTACCCGCATTTATCGTGGTGTACGTTTTGCTGTACGCTTCGGATTTAAAATTGAACCGCAAACTGAAGAATATGTTCGCTATGCCATTAACAGTGGCGTTTATGATCGCACTGCCAGAGAAAATAATCGCGCACCTGCACTACAAACACGACTGAAAGCAGAATTAAAGCACATTTTAGAAGCGCCTTATTGGAAAAGGGCGTTACAGCTACTGGGAGACTTGGGAGCCTTACAGTGCATTCATCCCACCCTAAAGCTAGATGAAGATTTGCTGCGGTTGTTACGGTTGTTAGAACGCTGTTTGCGAAGATTCGATCCCCAGCAAACTTTGATTGTTCATTGGCAAATGCGTCTAGAAGCGATCGTTGCTCATTTAGCTCCAGAATATCGTGCCAAAGTCGCAAAAAATCTGCAAATGCAAGAAGACAGTATCGAGCGCTTGCAGAATTTAGCTCAGGTGCAAGCTGAGGTGAGAGAATCTTTGCCTACGTGCCAGCGCCCTAGCCAGGTAGTGAAGTTACTACGCCAGTGCGACTTACCCATGTTGATTTTAATTGCCCTGCACAGTTCACGAGTAATTAGACAGCAGATATGGCATTACTTAACAGTTTGGGCTAACGTTCAGCCAATTCTCAATGGTAATGACTTGAAGAAATTAGGTTACAAACCTGGGCCACAATATCGCCATATACTGGATGATTTACTAGCAGTTACTTTGGATGGAGAGATTAAAGATAGAACAGAAGCAGAGAACTTTTTGGCACAGCATTATCCTAAGTAATTGCGTTGAGGTAGAGAAAATTTTAACCATATCGTAAATATTAAGTAAAACAACCAACTTAAAAGTAAAATTCGTCCTACAAGATCCCCGACTTCTTACTAGAAGTCGGGGATATTTTCTAAACTTGAGGCTGTTTAGCTCCAGGTAGCGAAAATCATAATACTCCAAGCGATCGCCAAAATTTTTATCCATTTGCGGAATTGTTTTCTGCTAGACTGTAAATAATATCAAATCTCTCAACCAACATAGCCACAATGAAGTAGTAGTAAGAAGGCGTTGTGCAAACGCAGTAGGTGTGAAAGAAAAATCAGCACGATAACTACGGCTAGTTCGCTGTCAAAAAGCTATGTTTTAAGTAAAAAAAATTCCTCTCAATTCATATTTATATCAAGTCGCTCTTGCAAGAATGCGGCTGGGTATTTTTTGCATATTCAGCCCTCAACGAAAGTAGAGACGCGATATATCGTGTCTGGTACACGCTCTGTATTTGTATCAGATTTTTTGTGAAATAGCATAAGTGCTCGCTACAAGCAAATAACATTTGTAGCCATTTTTGGAGAAACGGTACTAAGAGGTTTGCAAGCTAACAGGTGGGCGCTATTAAACGTGATAAAGGGTTGAGAATGTCGAAAAAAACAATACTAATAGCTGAAAATTTAGCCTACAAAATCAACGCAAATATAACTTTATTTAAAGGAGTTAATTTGAGCATTGAGCAAGGCGATCGCATTGCTTTAGTTGGTAGTAACGGTACAGGTAAATCAACTCTTCTGAGGATTATTGCGGGGCAGGTTTGTCCAAATTTTGGTTCTATTAAGCGGAATGGAGTTATTTACTATTTGCCACAAATTAGTACTATCAAAGAGCAAATTAAAGCTAATACAGTACTTGAATTGTTAAGTTCTATCTCTGAAGAGTGGTGGCAGATTGAGGAGATTTTACACACTAGGTTCACAACAAACATTGACCTATCTCTACCAATAGCAAATTTAAGTGGAGGAGAATTAACGAAACTATTTTTGGCTATTGGTTTATTTCAACAGCCAAATCTGCTGCTTTTGGATGAGCCAACAAATCACATGGATCTTGCAGCACTAGAAAGTTTGAGATGTTTTCTCAATGATTTTAATGGAGCATTTATTATTGTCTCTCATAAACCTTTTTTTCTGGATCGGGTAGTAGATATTACTTGGGAACTTACGCCCGCAGGGATAAAAGTATATGGAGGTAATTTTTCTTTATATCGAGAACAGAAAGAAATAGAACTGGAAGCAGCCATGAGAACTCATGAGGTTGCAAGAAAAGAACTGAAACGAGCCAAAGAAACTGCTCTCAAAGAACAAGAACGAGCAGTTCAATCTCGTAAAAGTGGTCGTGGTAAGTTTTTAGATGGCAGTATAGGTAGAACAGCAGCAGGGCTAATTAAAACCAAAGCAGAATCATCAGCAGGAAATCTGAAAAAGAAAAATGAAGTTGCATTAGCTAAGGCAACTCAAAAAGTGGCTGAAACAAAAATCAAAACAAAAAAAATTACCAGCGTTCAACTTGAAGAAAAAAGTCAAAAATCAAAAAATCTAATTGATATTCAAGGTGCAAATCTCTGGGTATCAAATCGCCTACTAATTAAGAACATCAATCTGCATATATCTTCTGGTGATAGAGTGGCGATCGCAGGGGCAAATGGTTCTGGCAAATCTAGTCTCGCTAAGGCAATTTTAGATTCTTCAGAAGAAGTATTTTTTGAGTCAGGAGAAATTTTGCTATCTCCATCCATGAAAACTGTGTACTTGGATCAAACTTATGCACTAATCAATCGAGAAAAAACTATTCTGGAAAATATGCAAGCTGCTAATTCCAGCCTTAATTACCAGCTTTTACGTCAGCAGTTAGGACACTTCTTATTTAAATATGATGATGTCAATAAATCTGCATCAGTGTTAAGTGGAGGTGAGTTGGCGAGATTAGCGTTAGCTATGATTAGCATCTCAGAAATTGACTTGCTAATTCTTGATGAACCAACTAATAACCTAGATATCGAAACTGTTAATCAATTAGTAGAAGGGATCAATGAATATCAAGGCACACTTTGGGTTATTTCCCATGATTTAGATTTTTTGAGTCGAATCAATATTACCAAAGCATTTAAGTTGAGTCAGCAAGTGATGCAAATGACAACATATTTACCAGAGGAATCTGAACAATACTATCAAGAATTACTTAATAATTCATAACTTAGAACTTAGTATGAATTATTGACAAGATATCCTGTTCCCTATTTCCTATTCCCTGTCACCTGTTTCCTGTTCCCTATCCCCTATTATTTTTCCTTGGGGATATTCTAAGTTCTCCCCAATGGTATTAATTTTATTTCTCAACAGAAAATTGCTGACTTGTCGCGAGTAAATATTCTAAGAAAGTATTAGCAGTAATCGAAAGCTGCTTTTTCTTCGGATATATTACCTGCCATTGGCAACGAATTGGCAATCCCTCAATATCCAAAATTGCCAGTTGATTTTTCACTTCTGTAAACTTTAAGGTGTGCAGTGATATTACTGAAAGACCTAAACCGTCAATTACAGCTTGGTGAATAGCTTCATTACTGCCGAGTTCTAGGTTGATTCGGGGTGAGATTCCATGCCGCTCA
This window encodes:
- a CDS encoding CBS domain-containing protein, whose translation is MDLILCHTTADFDALGAAIGLTRLLPGSKIVLTGGAHPPVRDFLALHRDEYALIERRSVNPKKIRSLTVVDTQHRDRLGKAAEWIDLPHLKKIVVYDHHLEQNGDIPATQVHISPVGAITTLIVEELQKQNIFLSSAEATAMALGIHVDTGSLTYDNATPRDALALAWLMQQKASLSVVAEYVEPGLSPQLQQLLSEALDNLQYLCIRGYTLAWVRLQTNAFVPGLSSLASELMELTEINALLLADEYPLGGGESRLTIIGRSQIPGVNLNQIFQPLGGGGHSQATSLNLRGANYEEVLNQLLEGLKAQVPHPPTARDLMSSPVRTIRPDTTIEEAQRILLRYGHSGLSVVDAQGKLLGIISRRDLDIALHHGFSHAPVKGYMTINPKTITPDTTLPEIESLMVTYDIGRLPVLDNGQLVGIVTRTDVLRELHQEREGNKRGGELEKEREGEDVEVPNLAELRDRLDPKLWELLTKASVQAKQRGWHLYLVGGAVRDLLLAKEASGTLMIQDIDLVVDGFHKAADVGAGVELAKALQQIYPAGRLEIHGAFQTAALLWHKDPELDSLWVDIATARTEFYPYPAANPEVEASSIRQDLYRRDFTINALALRLTPPHAGKLLDFFGGLLDLQAKQIRVLHANSFIEDPTRIYRGVRFAVRFGFKIEPQTEEYVRYAINSGVYDRTARENNRAPALQTRLKAELKHILEAPYWKRALQLLGDLGALQCIHPTLKLDEDLLRLLRLLERCLRRFDPQQTLIVHWQMRLEAIVAHLAPEYRAKVAKNLQMQEDSIERLQNLAQVQAEVRESLPTCQRPSQVVKLLRQCDLPMLILIALHSSRVIRQQIWHYLTVWANVQPILNGNDLKKLGYKPGPQYRHILDDLLAVTLDGEIKDRTEAENFLAQHYPK
- the abc-f gene encoding ribosomal protection-like ABC-F family protein, coding for MSKKTILIAENLAYKINANITLFKGVNLSIEQGDRIALVGSNGTGKSTLLRIIAGQVCPNFGSIKRNGVIYYLPQISTIKEQIKANTVLELLSSISEEWWQIEEILHTRFTTNIDLSLPIANLSGGELTKLFLAIGLFQQPNLLLLDEPTNHMDLAALESLRCFLNDFNGAFIIVSHKPFFLDRVVDITWELTPAGIKVYGGNFSLYREQKEIELEAAMRTHEVARKELKRAKETALKEQERAVQSRKSGRGKFLDGSIGRTAAGLIKTKAESSAGNLKKKNEVALAKATQKVAETKIKTKKITSVQLEEKSQKSKNLIDIQGANLWVSNRLLIKNINLHISSGDRVAIAGANGSGKSSLAKAILDSSEEVFFESGEILLSPSMKTVYLDQTYALINREKTILENMQAANSSLNYQLLRQQLGHFLFKYDDVNKSASVLSGGELARLALAMISISEIDLLILDEPTNNLDIETVNQLVEGINEYQGTLWVISHDLDFLSRINITKAFKLSQQVMQMTTYLPEESEQYYQELLNNS